The DNA region TTTGTTTCACCACCAAGGTAATTTGTCAAGACTCTCCTCACTCCAAAGCCGCGGCGGGGAGGCTTGTCCTTGTTGGTATTGGTGTGGAGAAAGGGAGTCCTCTCTCCCCTTGCAGGGCTAATTAAAGGTGCAGGTGATAAGTTGCCTATGGCAGAAGCTCTTTTGCGAGGAGTGCTTGAGGGAGGCACTGGATATGAAACCGGGCCCTTCTTGCGAGAAATTACACTGACCGCGGTAACTGATGACAGTTTATCTGTCTGTTTTGCCAAGTCGTCCACATATAGTAAATCATCAATACGAGCCACAATGTTAAATGCCAGGCTCTCCAAAACTCTTGAATAGCTTTCAAGAATGGACTTTCCAACATCCTGAAATTTTGAATACAAGGAGTGTTATTGTTATGACAAAAATACAAGGAAATAAACAGAATCCGAGGAAATTTTTTCAAAGGAAGCAAAATTAACCTTATTGCACTGAATCTTGCTCGTGTCCAAGATAGTTTGAGTAAGACAAGGAAACCGCTGCTTCAAGGAAAGCAGGAGGCTTTCAGCTCTTTCTGCCAGTAATTCTCGCTTATCCACATCGATCACTAGGTCCTTGACCATCTCCCAAGATGACTTTGCGGAGGAGCGGTTTGGATAAGGTGGGGGCTTTGAGTGAGTTCTTCTACGCCAGACAAATATTGATGCTTCAACACGGTTTGCAATCTCTAGAGCAATATGTTCGCTGGACAGGTCAAGGCAGTCAAGCAAAATCTCTGGGGAGAATTTGTCTGATGTAATATATCGGTAAATTATGTCCCCAAGACAGGCCTTTCCATTCTGTTGATTACACATCATAAAAATTTCAACATCAGATTACAAAACTACAATCTAGATTTATTAACCTTCTATATATGTTTAGAAAAAGCATGATTgagaaataaattttaaaagatttgacgaaagaaattaatataacaGCAATGTTCGGGGAATGTTCGGTTTGCAAACCTTTGGAAGAGTTTCCATGTATGACTCTGGAACTTCCATCTCTGCAAGAGTAATGCTGTTGATAGCCATTGCAGCTTTTAGTATTTGATTTGTGCATTCCCGCGTGTGATGCAACTGCTTTCTTGAATTTTCACTTAGACCATCAGCTGCCACGCGAGGTACAGGTAGCCACCACTTCTCCTCCTGCCGCTGGACTGTTTTGCGAAAAGAGGCTGAGCCATCTGCTTCCGGGGCTATAACTCCTTGATCAACATACCAGAACTCCGTATTGGTGAAACTATCTAATATTTCCTGGATAGAGAAACAAGGAACACTCCTAAACTCATAATGACTTGTAAAAATGAAAACTGTACATTATGAAACAATCAAGGTTTGGACTCACAAGAAGCATATTGTCTAGCTTACGCAGCCCTGGAAGATTCATAAATAGATCTGATCGGGGCCTGCAAGTCATGACCTACAGAATGCACCAGCAATAAGAAACAACAAACATTAGACGGATTGCTCATGCTTGCCACCGGTTCTCCATTCGAGATTTTGCACATTTATTTACCGTGTCATACAGAGTTATAAACATATAATCTGCATAACCATCATAGCAGGGGACCCTAAAAAGTAAGGTTATggcatttgaaagaaaaaacaagcGAAGAATTACGTTTAGGTCAGGTGAGCTAGTGTTGTGAAATCTAAGCTTCAAaatatcatttttaattttttccatCTTCCTAAAAGAAGGATAGAGAAAGCAAAATATGATCACTGAACAGACTTAACACTACATCAAGGATTACCTCAAGCTTTTTCCCATCAGGAAATGTTTGCCAAGAGGGTATCAATTCGACAATGTGATCGCTAACGCAAATGAGCCACTCCATCTCTCTTTTCCACATTGATTTCTTTTCAGCAGGCAAGGGTTCCAGTCTCCATAGTTGCCCAAAAATGGTAGCTTCACGTtgtataaaatttgattaattaaaaacaaaaaatgcaatATGGAATGGTTGAACTATACGGTACTATAAATTGATTCGATTAATCACAAATTTAAAAGAAGCTGGGAGGATGAACATACCACAGAGATTGGTAATGGCATTCGAAATTGTCATCGCTGTGCAAACGCCTTTGCCACAACCTGACATGTCTTCTCCAAGCAACAACTTTGaaaatctctctctcatcaTATCCATCTCTGTTTGAATTTCCAACGTACCAAAAGGATTACAAAACGGGGAAAATAAGCagaattcctttttttttaaaataacttttaAATTGTTGCAatgttttcttgaaaattttaGGATTTTCAAAACCCCCTCTTGGTTTTCTGAAGTAGCTCAGCTAAAAGTGAGCTGAAAACACAGTtaagtttcaaaattttgaattctgagcatctttttttttttggaaaattaggttcacatccttctttttgttactccattgattaaaatcctattcattttcaat from Malus domestica chromosome 01, GDT2T_hap1 includes:
- the LOC103435596 gene encoding rop guanine nucleotide exchange factor 7-like translates to MLADLPCFPCATAAQAFSEVQKMESLTRKRENLQKKRTGSVKSSADNGGGGSESLTDSSGGDSRETSSTSRSSSETSGEELKRKERSSPPLLGWPIRKAELCKNSAADLEEAERKSPVDERKYKDLASKVAEMDMMRERFSKLLLGEDMSGCGKGVCTAMTISNAITNLCATIFGQLWRLEPLPAEKKSMWKREMEWLICVSDHIVELIPSWQTFPDGKKLEVMTCRPRSDLFMNLPGLRKLDNMLLEILDSFTNTEFWYVDQGVIAPEADGSASFRKTVQRQEEKWWLPVPRVAADGLSENSRKQLHHTRECTNQILKAAMAINSITLAEMEVPESYMETLPKNGKACLGDIIYRYITSDKFSPEILLDCLDLSSEHIALEIANRVEASIFVWRRRTHSKPPPYPNRSSAKSSWEMVKDLVIDVDKRELLAERAESLLLSLKQRFPCLTQTILDTSKIQCNKDVGKSILESYSRVLESLAFNIVARIDDLLYVDDLAKQTDKLSSVTAVSVISRKKGPVSYPVPPSSTPRKRASAIGNLSPAPLISPARGERTPFLHTNTNKDKPPRRGFGVRRVLTNYLGGETKARICSDTMEGSVSIPNLHGTETSDHLMDSSSHQNGRKSN